The proteins below come from a single Salvelinus alpinus chromosome 18, SLU_Salpinus.1, whole genome shotgun sequence genomic window:
- the rpl37 gene encoding large ribosomal subunit protein eL37, with the protein MTKGTSSFGKRRNKTHALCRRCGSKAYHLQKSSCGKCGYPEKRKRRYNWSAKAKRRNTTGSGRLRHLRVVYRRFRNGFREGTTPKPKRAAVAASSSS; encoded by the exons ATG ACGAAGGGTACATCGTCCTTCGGAAAGCGGCGTAATAAGACGCACGCTCTGTGCCGTCGCTGTGGCTCCAAGGCTTACCACCTGCAGAAGTCGTCCTGCGGGAAGTGTGGGTATCCCGAGAAACGCAAGAGACGGT ACAACTGGAGCGCTAAGGCCAAGAGGAGGAACACCACTGGGTCCGGCCGCCTGAGACACCTGCGAGTCGTCTACCGCAGATTCAG GAACGGGTTCCGGGAAGGGACCACCCCAAAGCCTAAGCGTGCTGCAGTGGCTGCCTCCAGCTCGTCCTAG